One window from the genome of Micromonospora aurantiaca ATCC 27029 encodes:
- a CDS encoding NADP-dependent succinic semialdehyde dehydrogenase yields the protein MPIATTNPATGQVLKTYEAMSDEQIDAAIERADLAFRQLRGTTIAQRARWLLAAADLLDAERDETARLMTTEMGKTYAAAKAEVTKCATACRFYAGNAPRMLADEPADAAAVKAKRAYVRYQPIGPVLAVMPWNFPLWQVMRFAAPALMAGNTGLLKHASNVPQTALYLEDLFRRAGFPEGAFTTLLVGSDAVDRILSDPRVRAATLTGSEPAGRSIAQIAGREIKKTVLELGGSDPFVVMPSADLDTAAEVATTARCQNNGQSCIAAKRFIVHTDVFDAFAEKFAARMAALRVGDPMDDGTDVGPLASERGRDEVHAQVTDAVDQGATVLCGGEKPAGDGWYYPPTVVTDLRPEMRMWAEEVFGPVAGLYRVGSYDEAIEVANGTSFGLGSNAWTNDPAEQERFAVDLDAGNVFVNGMTTSYPELPFGGVKNSGYGRELSAAGMREFCNTKTVWIGEGEAGAGAGAHSE from the coding sequence ATGCCCATCGCCACCACCAATCCCGCCACCGGACAGGTGCTCAAGACGTACGAGGCGATGTCGGACGAGCAGATCGACGCCGCGATCGAGCGGGCCGACCTCGCCTTCCGGCAGTTGCGCGGCACCACGATCGCGCAGCGGGCCCGGTGGCTCCTCGCCGCCGCCGACCTGCTCGACGCCGAGCGCGACGAGACGGCCCGGCTGATGACCACCGAGATGGGCAAGACGTACGCCGCCGCGAAGGCGGAGGTCACCAAGTGCGCCACCGCCTGCCGCTTCTACGCCGGGAACGCGCCCCGGATGCTCGCGGACGAGCCGGCCGACGCCGCCGCGGTCAAGGCGAAGCGGGCGTACGTGCGTTACCAGCCGATCGGTCCGGTGCTCGCGGTGATGCCGTGGAACTTTCCGCTGTGGCAGGTGATGCGGTTCGCCGCCCCGGCCCTGATGGCGGGCAACACCGGCCTGCTCAAGCACGCCTCGAACGTGCCGCAGACCGCGCTCTACCTGGAGGACCTGTTCCGCCGGGCCGGTTTCCCCGAGGGCGCGTTCACCACGCTGCTGGTCGGCTCCGACGCGGTCGACCGGATCCTCAGCGACCCCCGCGTGCGCGCCGCCACGCTCACCGGCAGCGAGCCGGCCGGCCGGTCCATCGCCCAGATCGCCGGCCGGGAGATCAAGAAGACGGTGCTGGAGCTGGGCGGCAGCGACCCGTTCGTGGTGATGCCCTCGGCCGACCTGGACACCGCAGCCGAGGTCGCCACCACCGCCCGCTGCCAGAACAACGGGCAGTCCTGCATCGCCGCGAAGCGGTTCATCGTGCACACCGACGTGTTCGACGCGTTCGCCGAGAAGTTCGCCGCACGGATGGCGGCGCTGCGCGTCGGCGACCCGATGGACGACGGCACCGACGTCGGCCCGCTGGCCAGCGAACGCGGTCGCGACGAGGTGCACGCCCAGGTCACCGACGCGGTGGACCAGGGCGCGACTGTGCTCTGCGGCGGCGAGAAGCCGGCCGGGGACGGCTGGTACTACCCGCCGACGGTGGTCACCGACCTGCGCCCGGAGATGCGCATGTGGGCCGAGGAGGTGTTCGGGCCGGTCGCCGGGCTCTACCGGGTCGGCTCGTACGACGAGGCGATCGAGGTCGCCAACGGCACCAGCTTCGGCCTCGGCTCCAACGCCTGGACGAACGACCCGGCCGAGCAGGAGCGCTTCGCCGTCGACCTGGACGCCGGCAACGTGTTCGTCAACGGCATGACCACGTCCTATCCGGAGCTGCCGTTCGGTGGTGTGAAGAACTCCGGGTACGGCCGCGAGCTGTCCGCCGCCGGCATGCGCGAGTTCTGCAACACCAAGACCGTGTGGATCGGCGAGGGCGAGGCCGGCGCGGGCGCCGGGGCGCACTCCGAGTAG